The Anolis carolinensis isolate JA03-04 chromosome 2, rAnoCar3.1.pri, whole genome shotgun sequence genome has a window encoding:
- the LOC103280683 gene encoding HAUS augmin-like complex subunit 3 → MFARRHSRAFLLDTCNRGTQFVEILKMVYPKADCLHEDDFDWLIECPETEQFLEWFCNTVGEENLLNCIELESYEKLVASGKPILEGEALGEALKTCSQYFEVKDVLQSNEAPSLEALEQEMQALKNQCTCHIKRHNKLQVRAASLKQGVFCSTEKIEKSKRELKKAHLKLEIVNFQSNDILSQFCKTARELAQCQTVLGNEQMRTSMATADLSHYLKSEETTTKALSGYFSKVMPSMHNIEADKTILERNWQGSTWEELISDITVRLAQEGLLGNKSTVSDKDSEEHKRVTAVVKSYELYKEQLAEKEEPKFTQKALSEEMDMPKTEDSRTWGQAALNDCQGGLKHAEADETEYLKENKLEASEELGRMKSGYMWSKMEVVMLSAKLKGISSSLQWAVKTLKIFKEKKMKEEKGELCLRIDRCQEQLYTLQTEVDQAKTQQLVPLLRGSAHLCLPILSGELDLEANRLGYLELMQEETADQMLGQLSHLELLKLLLMLEKKNMQQMGSLMEEMSTTLNERLSKLQDWQSCIEDSRFSIKQCPQTLMDLNDFTTLRLWKMLDKPSQKYELFRAYETLASQGSQLWQELRMLQVQLATPHTQLPKLESENKILYCLMYGDAKQLMLRAQELSEPLEQLSTTHAKLYQMLLDTQSDLKSKRKSLQSHFQKTMHSLYVHFFNNPDYLKDLVEDVEKKAVVSSYI, encoded by the exons ATGTTTGCCAGGAGACATTCCAGAGCTTTTCTTCTTGATACATGTAACAGAGGAACTCAGTTTGTGGAGATCCTGAAAATGGTCTATCCCAAGGCAGACTGCCTTCACGAGGACGACTTTGACTGGCTCATTGAATGTCCCGAAACAGAGCAATTTCTTGAGTGGTTTTGCAACACAGTGGGGGAGGAGAAcctattgaactgcattgaactagaaaGCTATGAGAAACTGGTTGCTTCTGGAAAGCCTATCCTGGAGGGCGAAGCATTGGGAGAGGCATTGAAAACCTGTTCCCAATACTTTGAGGTAAAAGATGTCCTGCAGAGCAATGAAGCACCCTCTCTTGAAGCTCTTGAACAAGAAATGCAGGCACTGAAGAATCAATGCACCTGTCACATAAAGCGACACAATAAGCTTCAGGTTCGTGCAGCCAGCTTGAAGCAGGGGGTCTTTTGTTCAACAGAGAAGATAGAGAAAAGCAAGAGAGAGCTGAAAAAGGCACACCTGAAGCTGGAGATTGTGAATTTTCAGAGCAATGACATTCTCAGTCAGTTCTGTAAGACAGCAAGGGAGCTAGCTCAGTGTCAAACAGTCCTTGGGAATGAGCAAATGAGAACATCCATGGCTACAGCAGATCTGAGTCATTATCTGAAGTCAGAAGAAACAACCACAAAGGCATTATCAGGATACTTTTCAAAGGTTATGCCAAGTATGCATAATATAGAGGCTGATAAAACTATTCTAGAAAGAAATTGGCAGGGAAGCACTTGGGAAGAGCTAATATCAGACATTACAGTAAGGCTAGCTCAGGAAGGACTCCTGGGAAACAAGAGCACTGTCAGTGACAAAGACTCAGAAGAACACAAAAGAGTCACAGCTGTGGTAAAAAGCTATGAACTCTACAAAGAACAGCTAGCTGAAAAAGAGGAACCAAAGTTTACTCAGAAAGCCCTGTCGGAAGAAATGGACATGCCCAAAACAGAAGATTCCAGAACTTGGGGCCAAGCTGCTCTGAATGATTGTCAAGGAGGGCTAAAACATGCAGAAGCTGATGAAACAGAGTATCTTAAAGAAAACAAGCTGGAAGCCTCTGAAGAACTGGGGCGCATGAAGTCAGGTTACATGTGGAGCAAGATGGAAGTAGTCATGCTCTCTGCAAAACTTAAAGGAATATCATCCTCTTTGCAATGGGCAGTGAAAACCCTGaagatttttaaagagaaaaag atgaaggaagagaagggagaacTGTGTCTTCGCATAGACAGATGCCAGGAACAGCTGTACACCCTTCAAACTGAAGTAGATCAAGCAAAGACACAACAGCTTGTACCTTTGCTTCGGGGCAGTGCACATCTTTGCTTGCCTATATTAAGTGGGGAACTTGACTTGGAAGCCAACAGATTGGGGTATCTTGAGTTAATGCAAGAGGAAACTGCTGACCAAATGTTGGGCCAGCTGAGTCATTTGGAGCTGCTGAAACTCCTGCTAATGCTGGAGAAAAAGAATATGCAACAAATGGGGTCTCTGATGGAGGAGATGTCAACTACCTTGAATGAACGACTATCAAAGTTACAGGATTGGCAATCCTGTATTGAGGATTCAAGATTCTCCATTAAGCAATGCCCACAAACTCTGATGGACCTCAATGATTTCACCACCTTACG GTTATGGAAGATGTTGGATAAGCCCAGCCAAAAGTACGAACTCTTCCGTGCTTATGAGACTTTAGCAAGTCAAGGCTCACAGCTGTGGCAGGAACTAAGGATGCTCCAAGTGCAGTTGGCAACTCCACACACTCAGCTTCCTAAACTGGAATCTGAAAACAAAATCCTGTATTGCCTAATGTATGGTGACGCCAAGCAGCTAATGCTTCGTGCACAG GAACTCTCAGAACCTTTGGAGCAGCTCAGCACCACACATGCCAAGCTctaccaaatgctgctggatACCCAGAGTGACTTGAAGAGTAAACGCAAATCCCTGCAGAGTCACTTTCAGAAGACAATGCACAGCCTCTACGTGCACTTCTTCAATAACCCAGACTACCTAAAGGATCTGGTAGAAGATGTTGAGAAGAAGGCAGTGGTATCTTCATACATATAG